Proteins co-encoded in one Gopherus evgoodei ecotype Sinaloan lineage chromosome 4, rGopEvg1_v1.p, whole genome shotgun sequence genomic window:
- the SLC35C1 gene encoding GDP-fucose transporter 1 isoform X1, translating into MNRTQLKRSGILRMALSSSSDPLLQQEEGGSGSRETPFLLKAIQIALVVSLYWFISITMVFLNKYLLDSPSLRLDTPLFVTFYQCAVTVFFCKALSLLASCCPLDYLDFPSIRMDLKVSRSILPLSVVFIGMITFNNLCLKYVGVAFYNVGRSLTTVFNVLLSYLLLKQTTSLYALIACGVIIGGFWLGIDQEGAEGTLSWAGIIFGILASLCVSLNAIYTKKVLPAVDGSIWRLTFYNNMNACVLFLPLMLLLGEFHTLYHFDKLGNPGFWGMMTLGGVLGFAIGYVTGLQIKFTSPLTHNVSGTAKACAQTVLAVCYYEETKSFLWWTSNMMVLGGSFAYTWVKGLEMKKAQEESTPKTGEKNETGV; encoded by the exons ATGAACAGGACGCAGCTGAAGCGCTCTGGGATCCTCAGGATGGCTCTGAGTAGCTCCTCCgaccccctgctgcagcaggaggagggtGGCAGCGGCAGCAGGGAGACCCCCTTCCTGTTGAAGGCTATCCAGATCGCCTTGGTAGTCTCTCTCTACTGGTTCATCTCCATCACCATGGTCTTCCTCAACAAGTACCTCCTGGACAGCCCCTCGCTGCGCCTCGACACCCCGCTCTTTGTCACCTTCTATCAGTGTGCTGTCACCGTCTTCTTCTGCAAGGCCCTCAGCCTGCTGGCCTCCTGCTGCCCACTGGACTACCTAGACTTCCCCTCCATCCGCATGGACCTCAAGGTGTCCCGCAGCATCCTGCCCCTCTCAGTGGTCTTCATCGGCATGATCACCTTCAACAACCTGTGCCTCAAATACGTTGGTGTGGCCTTCTACAATGTGGGGCGCTCGCTCACCACTGTTTTCAATGTCCTGCTCTCCTACCTGCTCCTCAAGCAAACCACTTCTCTGTATGCCCTGATAGCCTGTGGGGTCATTATAG GTGGATTCTGGCTGGGCATAGACCAAGAAGGAGCAGAGGGCACTCTGTCATGGGCCGGCATAATCTTTGGGATCCTGGCAAGTCTCTGTGTCTCACTCAATGCCATCTACACCAAGAAAGTGCTGCCTGCCGTGGATGGTAGCATCTGGCGCCTGACCTTCTACAACAATATGAATGCCTGTGTCCTATTCTTGCCTCTTATGCTGCTGCTCGGTGAGTTTCACACCCTCTACCATTTCGACAAGCTGGGGAACCCTGGTTTCTGGGGCATGATGACCCTGGGAggagtgcttggctttgcaatcGGTTATGTGACGGGACTCCAGATCAAGTTCACCAGCCCACTCACCCACAATGTGTCTGGGACGGCCAAGGCCTGTGCCCAGACAGTGCTGGCTGTCTGCTACTATGAGGAGACCAAAAGCTTCCTATGGTGGACGAGCAACATGATGGTTCTAGGAGGCTCCTTTGCCTACACATGGGTAAAAGGGCTGGAGATGAAGAAGGCACAGGAGGAATCCACTCCAAAAACAGGCGAGAAAAATGAGACTGGCGTCTAG
- the SLC35C1 gene encoding GDP-fucose transporter 1 isoform X2 produces the protein MALSSSSDPLLQQEEGGSGSRETPFLLKAIQIALVVSLYWFISITMVFLNKYLLDSPSLRLDTPLFVTFYQCAVTVFFCKALSLLASCCPLDYLDFPSIRMDLKVSRSILPLSVVFIGMITFNNLCLKYVGVAFYNVGRSLTTVFNVLLSYLLLKQTTSLYALIACGVIIGGFWLGIDQEGAEGTLSWAGIIFGILASLCVSLNAIYTKKVLPAVDGSIWRLTFYNNMNACVLFLPLMLLLGEFHTLYHFDKLGNPGFWGMMTLGGVLGFAIGYVTGLQIKFTSPLTHNVSGTAKACAQTVLAVCYYEETKSFLWWTSNMMVLGGSFAYTWVKGLEMKKAQEESTPKTGEKNETGV, from the exons ATGGCTCTGAGTAGCTCCTCCgaccccctgctgcagcaggaggagggtGGCAGCGGCAGCAGGGAGACCCCCTTCCTGTTGAAGGCTATCCAGATCGCCTTGGTAGTCTCTCTCTACTGGTTCATCTCCATCACCATGGTCTTCCTCAACAAGTACCTCCTGGACAGCCCCTCGCTGCGCCTCGACACCCCGCTCTTTGTCACCTTCTATCAGTGTGCTGTCACCGTCTTCTTCTGCAAGGCCCTCAGCCTGCTGGCCTCCTGCTGCCCACTGGACTACCTAGACTTCCCCTCCATCCGCATGGACCTCAAGGTGTCCCGCAGCATCCTGCCCCTCTCAGTGGTCTTCATCGGCATGATCACCTTCAACAACCTGTGCCTCAAATACGTTGGTGTGGCCTTCTACAATGTGGGGCGCTCGCTCACCACTGTTTTCAATGTCCTGCTCTCCTACCTGCTCCTCAAGCAAACCACTTCTCTGTATGCCCTGATAGCCTGTGGGGTCATTATAG GTGGATTCTGGCTGGGCATAGACCAAGAAGGAGCAGAGGGCACTCTGTCATGGGCCGGCATAATCTTTGGGATCCTGGCAAGTCTCTGTGTCTCACTCAATGCCATCTACACCAAGAAAGTGCTGCCTGCCGTGGATGGTAGCATCTGGCGCCTGACCTTCTACAACAATATGAATGCCTGTGTCCTATTCTTGCCTCTTATGCTGCTGCTCGGTGAGTTTCACACCCTCTACCATTTCGACAAGCTGGGGAACCCTGGTTTCTGGGGCATGATGACCCTGGGAggagtgcttggctttgcaatcGGTTATGTGACGGGACTCCAGATCAAGTTCACCAGCCCACTCACCCACAATGTGTCTGGGACGGCCAAGGCCTGTGCCCAGACAGTGCTGGCTGTCTGCTACTATGAGGAGACCAAAAGCTTCCTATGGTGGACGAGCAACATGATGGTTCTAGGAGGCTCCTTTGCCTACACATGGGTAAAAGGGCTGGAGATGAAGAAGGCACAGGAGGAATCCACTCCAAAAACAGGCGAGAAAAATGAGACTGGCGTCTAG